The Prunus persica cultivar Lovell chromosome G8, Prunus_persica_NCBIv2, whole genome shotgun sequence genome includes a region encoding these proteins:
- the LOC18768815 gene encoding pentatricopeptide repeat-containing protein At2g20710, mitochondrial produces the protein MMKLLRSSSNPWRGYAISRVFGALFYSTEVLPSSSSSPPFRLLHSRIWQIGNPRDSILPVLHQWRVEGGDMKQPKLQGFIRLLRRYRRYGHALQISEWMSDEMKHDLHPGDIAVRLDLTSKVHGLEEAERYFDSIPESLKVLPVYGALLSCYAKHNCLEKAESVFEKMEELGFVKGSSCYNTMLNLYSQMGKHGKVDILVKEMAEKGIDYNVNTLNIRLYSYAATSDVDQMEKLLMKMETDPLVSLDWHGYAAAADAFLKAGQLEKTAALLRKSEQFINRETRKIGYEHLMTSYAAIGSKHEVYRIWELYKNVVGFYNNGYRCMLSSLLKMDDIDGAEKIVEEWESGNKFFNIQIPHLLINAYCRKGLLEKAKSYVKKLSEGGKECCRTWALLATTYHMNDRMEEAVETLKMAASSASRPGWKFDNSTLAACFEYLKQKGDVEKAHELLILFRERGHFTTDLCDKIRNYIGGCAPPGSGVR, from the coding sequence ATGATGAAGCTTCTTCGTTCAAGTTCAAATCCATGGCGTGGATATGCCatttctagggtttttggTGCACTATTCTACTCCACAGAGGTGCTGccctcctcctcatcatcacCCCCATTTCGGCTTCTGCACAGTAGGATTTGGCAGATTGGAAACCCTAGGGATTCCATTCTGCCAGTGCTCCATCAATGGCGGGTAGAAGGGGGAGACATGAAGCAGCCCAAGCTCCAAGGTTTCATCAGGCTGCTCCGAAGGTATCGTCGCTACGGCCATGCTCTGCAGATTTCAGAGTGGATGAGCGATGAAATGAAGCATGATCTGCATCCTGGAGACATTGCGGTGCGGTTAGATTTGACCTCAAAAGTCCATGGGCTTGAAGAAGCCGAGAGGTATTTTGATAGCATCCCAGAGTCATTAAAAGTGCTTCCTGTGTATGGTGCTCTGCTGTCTTGCTATGCAAAGCATAATTGTTTGGAAAAGGCTGAGAGTGTTTTTGAAAAGATGGAGGAGTTGGGTTTTGTGAAAGGATCGTCGTGTTATAATACAATGTTAAACCTTTATTCTCAAATGGGTAAACATGGAAAGGTAGATATTTTAGTTAAAGAGATGGCAGAGAAAGGCATTGATTATAACGTGAACACATTGAACATTCGGTTATATTCGTATGCAGCCACTTCGGATGTAGACCAAATGGAGAAGCTTTTGATGAAGATGGAAACTGACCCTCTGGTCTCTTTGGACTGGCATGGTTATGCAGCCGCAGCGGATGCATTCTTGAAAGCTGGACAATTGGAGAAGACAGCGGCATTGCTGAGGAAATCGGAGCAATTCATTAACCGTGAAACAAGGAAAATTGGTTATGAACACCTGATGACTTCATATGCTGCTATTGGTAGTAAACACGAGGTTTATCGAATTTGGGAATTGTACAAGAACGTGGTAGGGTTCTACAATAACGGCTATCGGTGTATGTTAAGTTCATTGTTGAAGATGGATGACATTGATGGTGCTGAGAAGATTGTGGAGGAATGGGAATCTGGGAACAAATTCTTTAACATTCAAATACCCCACTTGTTGATCAATGCTTACTGCAGGAAAGGTCTTTTGGAGAAGGCCAAATCATATGTGAAGAAGCTTTCAGAGGGTGGAAAGGAGTGTTGTCGCACATGGGCCCTTTTGGCTACTACATATCATATGAATGATCGGATGGAAGAGGCAGTGGAAACATTGAAAATGGCAGCAAGCTCGGCATCTCGACCAGGATGGAAGTTTGATAATTCCACTTTGGCTGCTTGCTTTGAGTACTTAAAACAGAAGGGAGATGTTGAAAAAGCACATGAATTGCTGATATTATTCAGAGAAAGAGGTCATTTTACAACAGATTTATGtgataaaattagaaattatattGGTGGTTGTGCACCCCCAGGTTCTGGAGTTAGGTGA